Genomic DNA from Setaria italica strain Yugu1 chromosome V, Setaria_italica_v2.0, whole genome shotgun sequence:
GCCGTGGCGGGCACTTTGTGATGAACCAACGGACGGCCGGACCGACCTCTGATGTCTGATCCGCATATattccggcgccggcgagctgatTGGCGTCGGAGAAGGTCGGGTTGACGGGCCGCCTCCCTGGGTCCATGACATCGGGAGATGACGTCATACGGCTACGGCTACTCTGAGCTGAAGTAATCGCCATTCCAGCCACCTTCCCGGCACCTTCCTCCCACCTTCCTCACCCCCCCGTCCCGCACTGTGCGAGCTCCGAGCCCGGCCCGCATTGCGGCTGCCTATATAAGGATTGGCCGGCGCTACCGTGCAACCTGCCCAAACCACCCCGAACCGGCAAACCCACACagatcctctcctcctcctcctcctcctcgagcaGCCCAGTCGATCACTGCACCTCATCTCCCCTCTCTCGGAACACCATAGCTTCAAAACCTTCCTGCTCGCGAGAAGGTGAGCGACGATCCCTGGGAGGATAGCAGCAATGGCGAAGCGGCTCCACGATGAGTACGGGCACGACGGCGACCAGCCCGACGACAAACGGATGCGCCGCCTTCCGTCCTTCTCGACGTACGCGCCCGAGCTGTCCCCTGTTCCTCTGTTCTGCTAAGGGCCATTCGGTTCTACCGTTCTAGAGCCTGACTGACACCTCCGCGTTGAATTCCAGGGTGATCCGGGAGGCCATGATGCAGAAGCACATGCAGCACCTGTTCAGGTGCATCgagcccctcctccgccgcgtggTGAGCGACAGCTCCGAttccgcacccccccccccccttcccccAAGCCATTTCCTCGGTGATCGAGCTCGCCGCTCTTGTTCTGACTGCTCTGTTTCGTGTGATCCGTTCAGGTGCAGGAGGAGCTCCAGGCGGGGCTGATGCAGAGCCCGCGCTACATCGAGCGTTCGcctccggcgacgccgccggccgagcgGCCGGCGTGGAAGCTGGCTTTCCGGACCCCGCCGAACCTCCCGATCTTCACGGGCAGCAAGATCGAGGACGAAGCCGGGAACCCACTGGACATCGTCCTCGTGGACGCGGACACCggcgcctccccggcggcgcccccgccggcgctgCGCGTCGAGCTGGTCCCGCTCGTCGGCGACTTCCCCCCCGACGGCCGCGAGGACTGGTCCCCCGAGGAGTTCCAGAAGGGCGTCATGAAGGAGCGCGAGGGCAAGCGCCCGCTCCTCACCGGCGAGGTCGCCCTCACCATGCGCGACGGGCGCGCCACGGTGTCCGAGCTCCAGTTCACGGACAACTCGTCCTGGGTGCGCTGCCGCAAGTTCCGCATCGGCGTCCGCGTCGCGCCGGGGAGCTACGACGGCTCCAGGATCCAGGAGGCCATGACGGATGCCTTCGTCGTTAGGGACCACCGCGGCGAGCTCTACCGGAAGCACTACCCTCCCCACCTCGTTGACGACGTCTGGAGGCTCGAGAAGATCGGGAAGGAAGGCGCGTTCCACCGGAAGCTCCGGCAAAACAACGTCGTCTCCGTCCAGGAGTTCGTCAGGATGCTCATGGTGAAGCCCGACGAGCTGCGCGCGGTAAGCTTCCATTTTTTCTTCAGGCGATGACCCGCAAAGCTCTCGCCGCCGTTCTGGTTCTGATGGGATGCTCTGTTCTGTGGATTCAGATTCTGGGCGAGGGCATGACCGACCGCATGTGGGAGGTGACGACGAACCACGCCAAGACCTGCGTCGACCGCGACGATAAGGTGTACGTGTACGGCACGCCGCACGGCACCATCTACGTGGACTCCGTCTTCAAGCTCGTGAGGGTCGAGATCGGCGGCGTGGAGTGGCCGCTGCAGCAGCTGAGGGGCCAAGCGGTGAGTCCCTTCATCTGCCAGCTACCCGTCGTCAGAACTCAGAACCGAACGCCAGAGCTTCCaagattttttcttttctctgacATCTAGCTCTCCCGATTTCAGCAGGTGATCGTGCAGCAGCTGATGCTGGAGGCGTACGAGAATCGCCACAGCCTGCAGGAGGCCGAAGCCTTCATGCTTCCTGGCCATGGCCACGCCGCCAACAACGTTCCGCTGCTGCAGAGTAAGTCCCTGAACAGATAATCTGTTTCTGAACCGTCTGGAGTTTGGTCGTGTGATTCCTCTGTTCTAACATCATGTGCTCGGGCAACCTGCAGATGCAGCACATGTCGCGCTGCCGGCGCCTGGGGAGGCACAGCTCTGGTACCCAAACGCCCCGGAGATCGAGTTCCCGGTCGACGACGTGGTTCCTCCCATCCCCCAACCCAACAACTTCGGCTACCAGTGGCCTGGCCAAGTGTTCCATATGACAGGTTAAGAATTGCACTGGGAAATGCCCCCAACTCAAGTGAAGATCACTTGCAACGCAAGGTTCCAAGGCTTCCAGCTATAGGATGTACATTAACCAAATACAGCTACGTGGTGTCTGTCTGTCCACGAAAGTGTGTGGTCGGTCTGTGTGTTGTCAAGTAACGGCAGGGTTTAAGGGTAGGTGAAACTTGAGCGGCCCTTCCACTGCGTCGCTGAGCATGCGCAGGCCGAGCGTCCGCCGCGAGCAGCGAGAAGAGGCGTGCAAGTGCAAAAATTCTTTGGTTTAATTCGTATCCTTTGTTGTAATGTATTTTCTCAGTTTTTCGTTCAGCCTGGTCCTAGTAGCGCCTCGGCTCTGCGATGTTTTGCTCCAAAAGAGCTGCATGTAAATGTAAAATGGCAGGGCAGCGGTTCTGGGCAGGCGAACGAGTGTGGCATGCCTGCAAGGGCTGTAGAACTTGTTGTAAACAGACAgttctacttttttttctttaaaattttCTGAAGTTTTTGTGTCCTGTAAACATCAAGGTCGTGATTAATAAAGGAAGGAAGCTGCCCTTTTGTACATAAACACAAGTCTTTGGGATGTCCCGGACTCCCGGTCTTGCAATATTTTGCATTGTGGTGCCATGGACATCAGGAAATGGTAGATGTATGATGCCTGAAAGGTGAGACAAACGCTTGACCTGCAGCTGCAGTGCTGCTGTGGGGTTTTCAGCGGAAAACTCCAGAAAAAAGCTTTTAGTACTCTATTGTCCTCTTGTTTCACCTATCTCCCATCTCCCTATACTCGTACCCTTTGGAGGAACCAATGGAGAAGAGTATGCAGGTGGATAACGCGTCGGAGAAGTCAAAGTCTCTAGGTATTAGATAAGTGAAAGTTTGCGCGTGAAAGATCACTAGGGGAAAAAAATTAGTTGTGTGTGGTGTATTTAGAAAAACTCTTACTACAAAAACATTCAGCTATCAGCCATGTCTCCTTCAAGGCTGGAAGCACCCAACAACTCAAACTTCTATTCCTACTAAAAAAGACTTGTACCACGCAATGCAAGTATATTTTCTTTTGAACTTATCATCTTGATGACACCATAATACCATGTAGCTCGACTACGAGGATTACCGAGCACCGACTCCGATTAGAAGGACTCCTAGCAATTGCTAGAGTCGGGCTTGTAAGGCAAGTCATAAGTCACATGCGGATTAGGTGCCCTCTTTTGCAACCCCAAAACTACATTGAAACCTAGCATCCTACAGAACTCGCCGAGATAATATGAATCCCAGCAAGATGAGGGATATTGCCTGATCCTGGAGGCGAATCACTATAAACTCTTGTGTTTTGCGTTCTACTATGCTTGCTCTTCGTCCAACACGGGATACCCCACGATCCAAATATCTACCGATCTAAACTGTCGACGCAACCTAAAAAATTAGGGGCACTTCATATCTCCCCAATGGATATCTAAACTCTTGTGTAGCACTTCATATCTCCCCAATGGATATCTTAGGGGCATATGCACCCATGTCCACCTAATTTCTCAGCTATTACAGTTCAAAATTGACAACACGCGCAACctaaaaaattaagaaaaatttAGGTGTTTTAGTGCTCCCAACCTaccatataattttttttataaaaaattagCACCTAAGCAATGCAGACACTTCATAAGGGTGCAATGGAGCCAATCCATGAGCCTGCCTGTTGTCTACATAGCATACAATATGTGCTAGCATAGGATTCTATATATGTGTAACACGTTAGGACTATGTCGTAACCGGTCATGTATTGGCCTTGTACTCTAGGTAGAGTCCTACGTGGACTCATGTCATTGTAATCTCATGAGCATCCATACGTTGAAACTAGTTGGCGTGCTAAGGGGTTAAGCCGCTCCACAAACCTTTACACAACCCACCTCCCGACCGTCGCCGTGCATCTAGAGGTTGTAATGGATTATGACTCTTAtacctccttcacaatccaacaaAACTCTAAATAATATTAATTCTAAAATAATTTTACCACCCCTACTGCACCCCCAATCCAAGCCGCTGCCCCAAGCGTCCTCCGACCACAGTCTAGTGGCCTGGCAGtatcagggggtgtttggatacgaggtgctaaactttagtagtagggtcacatcggatattcggatgctaattaggaggactaaacatgagctaattacaaaactaattgcacagatggtgtctaattcgcaagacgaatctattaaggttaattaatccaacattagcaaatggttactgtagcaccatattgtcaaatcatggactaattaggcttaactaGAACTTTAACTAAAACTCACAATCAGACAGACTTTAAACCAAGACACTTTGAACCTAGGTTTTGATCTTGTATAACCTCATGAAAGTAAAATACATTGGTGGTTCTTAAACCTGCCCCGCTTTGTCACATATAGGTTCTAAACTCATCACCCTCCTTAATTTCATCAAATTTGTtgcactagtccatcaacccgtgctcccgcacgggctaatatttttagaagctattgtatttaaaaattatttagaaattaaactcctaactaataattaaaattgtttacctactactctcttatttttcaatacttcaacataatacttatatagatatgtacctatctttgcttagttgtgattgatttttaattaataattactcaatgcactttttcatccatattcatattttttccattttgtatcacacctccaatcctgtatcacacctccaatcctccatacattatgtttagcatacaaatcaatacttttcatcaattcctcacatacatatataaatgatCTTACTcgtcatgtgtatatactttaacttagtatttttatattaacaatgacataaatagataatttaaaatcatatattagtttattttttgatatttctgtatgatgcacatgaagataattatattaagatttaggtgtttactttaggttatttttaataatgacatacgtggataacatagataaaattttagaatgacattttaagttatgctttataatgatgtgtattagtaaattggatgaaggttatggggttactttagattattttttataatagctgagctcggtaattgaaatataggtttagagctcatttttgaatattttcactatcatgtgggtaactttttagaaaatataatagatcaatggctatgattattatagTTTACaagattggtgtttgatgtttttaatttttatgagaatttgtctcttttttctgacTTGTCTtgtgggaactaatgtggagcctgcaatggaaaaaaagagactacattgctaaaaaactattaccataagctagctctcgttgttaaatattcgaacacacaatgcttatgtaggtatatacttaatatcttcatccaattgtgatagattttagttagtaattactctataatattttcatccacatttataatctttaagttttcactttgcatcgcaggtatgtgcttgaatttgtttaatgaaccttatgtttgagatacaattttagcatagaaatctatattctcatcattttatatccttataaatggtgatacaTATCATGCgcatagaccttaattattatatcgtataccaatagtgaaagatatagatgatttagaatcatatattgctgtatatttttaattaaggttatttgattcaaatgtagagttacctcatgttatttttaataatgacaggTGTggttaatatagatgcaaatttaaggggttattttaagttttttaagtaatagtggtaggcaattcaattgcaaattagggggttattttaaatattgttaataatggcataagtgggtaaattttgataaagattagagggttactttagtttattttatataatggcagaggtgggtaatttatatatagatttaggggttactttaggctattttcataatgacataggtgggtaattttttagaaaacataatagatccaatagccatGATGATTTAAAtatatcgattgatggtcggatgttttgcttttttgtgagaatttctaggatttctcgagtgtccacgtaggaatcctaggtggcttcacctggaagcttcaaaaggagcctccaattaataatagtaagatagattcgtcttgcaaattagactccatctatgcaattagttttgtaattagactatatttaatactcctaattagtatacaaacatccgatgtgatagatgctaaagtttaCAACAGTAAGCAGCCAGAGCCACCGTCCCACCGCACTCCAATCCAATTGTTTGATTAACCTGCTCTCCGATTAGCATATGCACTCCGATTTGTTCAAGATGTACAGGCTATATCGCACGTACACTCCGACTATCAGTTGAACAACCGCTACCAAATCAATCTCCTCAAGTTTCTAGGGTACTACTAGCTCCTTGGCCATCTCTTGTACCTTTCACTGTTCCAGAGGATGTCCTTTACAAGAATACACAGACAAACATGGCGCCATACAAAAAGAATAAACAGACAAACATACCGCCATTTCTCCGGATCATCCTTGGTCATTTGTACGCAAACTCTAGTTATGCCTTCCAAATTACTGTGTGCCGTtcgcccaacccccaagcaCGAGCGCACAAGATGCCGTTGGCCTGTTGCCAACCAAAGTATCATCAATCGGCGTACTATGCAGTGTTTGGATCCTGATCTAAAGTTTAGTctatgtcacattgaatatttggaggttaattaggagaactaaatatgagttaattataaaactaattacacagatggagtctaaacagcgaaatgaatctattaagcttaattaattcatcattaacaaatggttactgtagaagcatattgtcaaatcatgaactaattaggcttaatagattcgtctcgtcgtttagcctccatttgtgtaatgagtttttgtaaatagtctatgtttaatactcctaattaatatctaaacattcgatgtaacaggatctaaaatttagcccggggatccaaacaccccctgtaTATAATGCGATAGCGGACTCAAAGCTTTTGCTGAGCCTGGGCAGATGCTGCAATCTGCAGATAAGGTGTGTTCTCTGCCCTTGCTAAATGCCTTCGACAAGATCACGACGCAGTGCACTTCCGTTCAGGCGTTCACTGGAGCCCGGTCAGGTGCCCAGGTCGCCGGGCCCTGGGAAGGTACAAAGAAGCAGTACATTACCATCGGCATTTGTCAGGCAGGACCGTTCCAAATGCGTCGCGGCAGCATGCACCGAGCAAGCACACCGGCACACCTGTACGTTCACGAGGCAACTGACAGCGAGAGAGGCGAGATATTCATGTTGTCCTCACCGGAAAAGGATCAGGGACAGCGAGAGAGGCGAGAGATTGGCATCATCAGGCGTCGGATTGACAGAGACAGATGTGCATACTGAGAGACAACACCCGGGCTAGCTGAGCAGCAGGGCGTGCTGGGCAAGCAACCAAGCAAGCAGGGGCGGCTGCTGCGTATGGTCTACGTGGACAAGATTAAACTAtgcttttatgttttttttaaaaaaaacatgcttCTTGTGTTTGATCAACAATCTGCGACGTACGGCGATCATCTAATTCTGAAGTTGTTCAGTTGACAAAAATCTCCCATACATAAAGAAATACTAATTGCGATGAAAAGATGTATGAGAAACTTTTTAACCGTTTATTATTTTCTTAAAAATAGTCAAAATTTTCTTGGCAATTACCACGGACTGATCAGATGAAACGAGAAACCGATCCAAGGATCGGACTCGCTGGAAAACTATTTCTGGACTTGTTGCGCGGCAGGAGCTAAGACATTGCGGTCATCAATTACATCATCCCAGTCTCAGTTGCCCGGCGCGCGCGGCCCGGACTTTTCCTAGTTCAAGTCACGGTTTGCAATTAGGCATGTGCCTGGCCATCTGGTCGCGTGACGCACTCACGCTGTCACGCAGCCGGTTGATGCGTTTCGTTATTCGGAGACGACTCGAATAATCAGATGCACGTACGGATTGGAGTCCACGGCTCGCTAGCTAACCTTTTTGCATTGGTCGGTCGTCCACTTGGGACTTGTCGGGCACAAGTGATTAAAGACGGGAGCAATCGTGGAAATCTTGAACCATCGAGGCCGGCCGAATCCAAGAGAGCCGATAGATGGAGCCATCACACGAAGTACCACCGGGAGAGCATGGAACCGGCGGACGACGCAGCTGCGTTTCTATTTTTCACCACGAATTTTAACCGCGCGCGGCAGCTAGCTTCTGGCGGCGTGACTCGAGGCAGGTGAAGTCGTGTGGAGACGAACGTTCAtgttccctccaaactcccaactttgatactatgcaaaaagaagattccccattatatcaaacttgcggtacatgtatggagtactaaatgtagacgaaattaaaaactaattgcacagttttgttgtactttgcgagacgaatcttttgaacctaattagtcaatatttggataataattcacaaatacaaacgaaacgctacagttgcgcatttatagtAAAATGTCAATTTTACCACTCctaaattgggaactaaatAGGGCGTGGACGGGCGTACCAATTGCCAATCATATTCGACATGGTTCTGCTCATGTCCCTGTCACGACAAATCTTCGTGCGCTCGTCAGCCCCTCTCCGCGTGTAGACTTGAGACCCCGGGGTTCTCTGAATCCTGATGCGTCCAAGGCCGTGTTCTTTAGCAC
This window encodes:
- the LOC101780010 gene encoding calmodulin-binding protein 60 B isoform X1; translation: MAKRLHDEYGHDGDQPDDKRMRRLPSFSTVIREAMMQKHMQHLFRCIEPLLRRVVQEELQAGLMQSPRYIERSPPATPPAERPAWKLAFRTPPNLPIFTGSKIEDEAGNPLDIVLVDADTGASPAAPPPALRVELVPLVGDFPPDGREDWSPEEFQKGVMKEREGKRPLLTGEVALTMRDGRATVSELQFTDNSSWVRCRKFRIGVRVAPGSYDGSRIQEAMTDAFVVRDHRGELYRKHYPPHLVDDVWRLEKIGKEGAFHRKLRQNNVVSVQEFVRMLMVKPDELRAILGEGMTDRMWEVTTNHAKTCVDRDDKVYVYGTPHGTIYVDSVFKLVRVEIGGVEWPLQQLRGQAQVIVQQLMLEAYENRHSLQEAEAFMLPGHGHAANNVPLLQNAAHVALPAPGEAQLWYPNAPEIEFPVDDVVPPIPQPNNFGYQWPGQVFHMTG
- the LOC101780010 gene encoding calmodulin-binding protein 60 B isoform X2, with translation MAKRLHDEYGHDGDQPDDKRMRRLPSFSTVIREAMMQKHMQHLFRCIEPLLRRVVQEELQAGLMQSPRYIERSPPATPPAERPAWKLAFRTPPNLPIFTGSKIEDEAGNPLDIVLVDADTGASPAAPPPALRVELVPLVGDFPPDGREDWSPEEFQKGVMKEREGKRPLLTGEVALTMRDGRATVSELQFTDNSSWVRCRKFRIGVRVAPGSYDGSRIQEAMTDAFVVRDHRGELYRKHYPPHLVDDVWRLEKIGKEGAFHRKLRQNNVVSVQEFVRMLMVKPDELRAILGEGMTDRMWEVTTNHAKTCVDRDDKVYVYGTPHGTIYVDSVFKLVRVEIGGVEWPLQQLRGQAVIVQQLMLEAYENRHSLQEAEAFMLPGHGHAANNVPLLQNAAHVALPAPGEAQLWYPNAPEIEFPVDDVVPPIPQPNNFGYQWPGQVFHMTG